Proteins encoded within one genomic window of Augochlora pura isolate Apur16 chromosome 11, APUR_v2.2.1, whole genome shotgun sequence:
- the LOC144476734 gene encoding retinoblastoma-like protein 1 isoform X2, producing MGQSDDVEDSTYSRHQDLCQKLNMDATAASEAWKSYETIRQNYTLEGDQLHWIGCALYVACRKSSIPTVGRTGTNVEGNCVSLTRLLQLCNLSLIQFFTKSKSWADMANMPQDFRSKIEKLEGNFSVSMVIFKKYQPIFNDIFKHPAEDISRPPRSRRHKALPCTPARVFEFCWALFICIKGAFPDISDDLVNSYHLLLVCCDLIYSNALLANRKDLLNPNFPGLPANFNDENYTPPQTANCIINLLCERHEAIAVEAKVIKEYHLRNHIKKLFDERVLRGDSVYFSGILEALNFDGNNKAINRVYEQHVLSVGDFDERIFLDHDASNNIGSPTQMMNVGDLQEQFQMKREQYSGIQHLAPPTPLTGRGYLRPKDITNVTPVSTATQSVIRLQAMLAGQTSPSENLLQILNNCSQDVKSLVETKVKEIGEQFYANYNKSTNPNEATSDFGKKRLYLGQTLFYRLLEMILNEEKRKKPSYDVTNLLTNEVFIQCLFACCLEIVIYSYKSNDKVFPWILHALNLDAYYFYKVIEIIVRAEDQLSRDVVKHLNQVEEKILEFLAWQSDSPLWGAIQSTTEGVPSCEEVSLPGTLETVDPNIPGQPVLRRIALDRGTHHDVQQSPISSASERFQSPVGASGAIKKRLFADTRHLGGQSVLRVAGQSVLPPKVLAIDGNPRILLLPEQITVSRASSVQSTSTPIQTMTINREPAKPKRTGSVALFFRKFYNLASVRMSDLCGSLEIIDTDLKRKIWTIFEYSIKDKTELMKDRHLDQILMCAIYVICKLAKMEKNSFTEIMRCYRLQPQAESHIYRSVLIAKTSSNQLQSNNEEAGSKEVPDKEANVVLPTPSNMAGTSQSFGEEIRGDLIKFYNTVYVPQVKEVANKLGLARGSVTNLSLSPLPKGKPPASSPVRHVTSSIMTRNLDPKAISASPAPQLSYCFSRSPAKDLEAINRMMISVDPKRSVGKRLLSDDTDVEMTEASPKKKSAFVARKLENIIGERRTQNQ from the exons ATGGGGCAGTCGGACGACGTCGAGGACTCTACGTACAGCAGACACCAGGATTTGtgtcaaaaattgaatatggATGCGACCGCCGCATCCGAGGCCTGGAAATCATATGAGACGATCCGACAGAATTATACTCTCGAG ggtGATCAATTGCATTGGATAGGATGTGCATTATACGTGGCGTGCCGTAAGTCTTCCATACCCACCGTAGGCAGAACAGGAACTAATGTCGAAGGAAATTGTGTATCGCTGACTCGTTTGTTACAATTGTGTAATCTTTCGCTGATACAATTCTTTACGAAAAGCAAATCATGGGCAGATATGGCAAACATGCCTCAGGACTTCCGCTCCAAAATCGAGAAGTTGGAAGGAAACTTCTCGGTGTCCAtggttatatttaaaaagtatcaaccgattttcaatgatatatttaaacatccgGCAGAGGATATCTCGAGACCGCCGAGATCAAGGAGGCACAAAGCACTGCCTTGTACACCTGCAAGAGTGTTCGAATTCTGCTGGGccttatttatttgtataaaaggAGCATTCCCCGATATCTCTGACGATTTAGTTAATTCCTACCATTTACTGTTAGTTTGTTGTGATCTTATATATAGCAATGCTCTGTTGGCTAATAGGAAAGATCTCTTAAATCCCAATTTTCCAG GTCTACCCGCAAATTTTAACGATGAGAACTATACACCTCCTCAAACAGCAAATTGTATAATCAATTTGTTGTGCGAACGTCACGAAGCTATTGCTGTGGAAGCTAAAGTAATTAAGGAATATCATTTAagaaatcatataaaaaaattgtttgacgAAAGAGTACTGCGCGGAGACTCGGTATATTTTTCTGGCATTTTGGAGGCTTTAAATTTTGATGGGAACAATAAAGCTATCAACAGAGTGTACGAACAACACGTGCTGAGCGTCGGAGATTTTGatgaaagaatatttctaG ATCATGATGCTAGTAATAATATTGGTTCTCCTACACAGATGATGAATGTTGGAGATTTACaagaacaatttcaaatgaaaaggGAGCAATACAGTGGG ATACAACACTTAGCTCCACCCACTCCGTTGACTGGGCGTGGATATCTTAGACCAAAAGATATTACGAACGTAACACCGGTATCCACTGCAACACAAAGCGTGATTCGACTACAAGCTATGTTGGCTGGACAAACTTCACCAAGCGAGAATCTTCTCCAAATATTGAACAACTGTTCTCAGGACGTAAAGTCATTGGTAGAAACAAAGGTGAAAGAAATAggagaacaattttatgcaaactatAACAAAAGCACGAATCCGAATGAGGCCACTTCGGACTTCGGAAAGAAGAGGCTTTACTTGGGTCAGACACTATTTTACAGACTtctagaaatgattttaaacgAAGAGAAACGCAAGAAGCCAAGTTACGATGTGACG AATCTCCTTACCAACGAGGTCTTTATTCAATGCCTATTTGCCTGCTGTTTGGAGAtcgttatttattcgtataaaagCAACGATAAGGTTTTCCCCTGGATTTTACATGCGCTGAATCTAGACgcttactatttttataaagtgaTAGAAATTATAGTAAGAGCCGAAGATCAATTGTCACGCGACGTCGTGAAGCATTTGAATCAAGTAGAGGAAAagattttagaatttctcGCATGGCAAAGCGACAGTCCTTTGTGGGGCGCCATTCAGTCGACGACAGAAGGCGTCCCTAGTTGCGAAGAAGTTTCGTTACCGGGAACATTGGAAACCGTCGATCCAAATATTCCTGGGCAACCGGTATTGCGAAGAATTGCGTTGGACCGTGGTACTCACCACGATGTTCAACAAAGCCCGATCTCCTCAGCTTCAGAGAGATTTCAGTCTCCTGTTGGGGCTTCGGGTGCGATCAAGAAGCGCCTGTTTGCCGACACTAGACATCTCGGTGGTCAGAGCGTTCTACGTGTAGCTGGTCAGAGTGTTTTACCACCGAAGGTTCTGGCTATAGACGGTAATCCAAGAATACTGTTGCTACCCGAACAGATAACTGTATCCCGAGCGTCTAGTGTTCAGTCCACTAGTACACCGATTCAAACCATGACGATAAACAGGGAGCCAGCGAAACCAAAGCGAACAGGCTCCGTCGCGCTTTTCTTtaggaaattttataatcttgCGAGCGTGCGCATGTCTGATCTATGCGGTTCTCTAGAGATAATAGACACCgatctaaaaagaaaaatctggACAATATTTGAATACTCGATCAAGGATAAAACAGAACTGATGAAAGATCGGCATCTCGATCAGATATTAATGTGTGCAATTTATGTAATCTGTAAATTAGCAAAAATGGAAAAGAACTCGTTCACGGAGATCATGCGGTGCTATCGGTTACAACCACAGGCAGAATCACATATATACAGATCGGTGCTCATCGCAAAAACATCTTCGAACCAGTTACAGTCGAACAACGAGGAAGCTGGTTCCAAAGAGGTACCGGACAAAGAAGCAAACGTAGTACTGCCGACACCATCAAACATGGCGGGAACATCGCAAAGCTTTGGCGAAGAGATACGCGGCGACCTGATCAAATTCTATAACACAGTATATGTGCCCCAAGTGAAAGAAGTGGCAAACAAATTAGGATTGGCACGTGGTAGCGTTACGAATCTGTCACTGAGTCCCCTACCGAAGGGGAAACCCCCGGCAAGCTCGCCGGTCAGACACGTAACCAGTAGTATTATGACTCGTAATTTGGACCCGAAAGCCATCTCTGCATCGCCAGCGCCACAACTTAGTTATTGTTTCAGTCGTAGTCCTGCTAAG GATTTGGAGGCTATTAATAGAATGATGATTTCCGTTGATCCGAAACGCTCGGTTGGTAAGAGACTTTTATCGGATGATACAGATGTAGAAATGACGGAAGCATCACCGAAAAAGAAATCTGCCTTTGTTGCTCGTAAATTGGAGAATATAATCGGCGAAAGACGCACGCAGAACCAATAA
- the LOC144476734 gene encoding retinoblastoma-like protein 1 isoform X1 has product MGQSDDVEDSTYSRHQDLCQKLNMDATAASEAWKSYETIRQNYTLEGDQLHWIGCALYVACRKSSIPTVGRTGTNVEGNCVSLTRLLQLCNLSLIQFFTKSKSWADMANMPQDFRSKIEKLEGNFSVSMVIFKKYQPIFNDIFKHPAEDISRPPRSRRHKALPCTPARVFEFCWALFICIKGAFPDISDDLVNSYHLLLVCCDLIYSNALLANRKDLLNPNFPGLPANFNDENYTPPQTANCIINLLCERHEAIAVEAKVIKEYHLRNHIKKLFDERVLRGDSVYFSGILEALNFDGNNKAINRVYEQHVLSVGDFDERIFLADWRRVRLNGVSSLEIVGGEIAYAKLAKHVALKDHDASNNIGSPTQMMNVGDLQEQFQMKREQYSGIQHLAPPTPLTGRGYLRPKDITNVTPVSTATQSVIRLQAMLAGQTSPSENLLQILNNCSQDVKSLVETKVKEIGEQFYANYNKSTNPNEATSDFGKKRLYLGQTLFYRLLEMILNEEKRKKPSYDVTNLLTNEVFIQCLFACCLEIVIYSYKSNDKVFPWILHALNLDAYYFYKVIEIIVRAEDQLSRDVVKHLNQVEEKILEFLAWQSDSPLWGAIQSTTEGVPSCEEVSLPGTLETVDPNIPGQPVLRRIALDRGTHHDVQQSPISSASERFQSPVGASGAIKKRLFADTRHLGGQSVLRVAGQSVLPPKVLAIDGNPRILLLPEQITVSRASSVQSTSTPIQTMTINREPAKPKRTGSVALFFRKFYNLASVRMSDLCGSLEIIDTDLKRKIWTIFEYSIKDKTELMKDRHLDQILMCAIYVICKLAKMEKNSFTEIMRCYRLQPQAESHIYRSVLIAKTSSNQLQSNNEEAGSKEVPDKEANVVLPTPSNMAGTSQSFGEEIRGDLIKFYNTVYVPQVKEVANKLGLARGSVTNLSLSPLPKGKPPASSPVRHVTSSIMTRNLDPKAISASPAPQLSYCFSRSPAKDLEAINRMMISVDPKRSVGKRLLSDDTDVEMTEASPKKKSAFVARKLENIIGERRTQNQ; this is encoded by the exons ATGGGGCAGTCGGACGACGTCGAGGACTCTACGTACAGCAGACACCAGGATTTGtgtcaaaaattgaatatggATGCGACCGCCGCATCCGAGGCCTGGAAATCATATGAGACGATCCGACAGAATTATACTCTCGAG ggtGATCAATTGCATTGGATAGGATGTGCATTATACGTGGCGTGCCGTAAGTCTTCCATACCCACCGTAGGCAGAACAGGAACTAATGTCGAAGGAAATTGTGTATCGCTGACTCGTTTGTTACAATTGTGTAATCTTTCGCTGATACAATTCTTTACGAAAAGCAAATCATGGGCAGATATGGCAAACATGCCTCAGGACTTCCGCTCCAAAATCGAGAAGTTGGAAGGAAACTTCTCGGTGTCCAtggttatatttaaaaagtatcaaccgattttcaatgatatatttaaacatccgGCAGAGGATATCTCGAGACCGCCGAGATCAAGGAGGCACAAAGCACTGCCTTGTACACCTGCAAGAGTGTTCGAATTCTGCTGGGccttatttatttgtataaaaggAGCATTCCCCGATATCTCTGACGATTTAGTTAATTCCTACCATTTACTGTTAGTTTGTTGTGATCTTATATATAGCAATGCTCTGTTGGCTAATAGGAAAGATCTCTTAAATCCCAATTTTCCAG GTCTACCCGCAAATTTTAACGATGAGAACTATACACCTCCTCAAACAGCAAATTGTATAATCAATTTGTTGTGCGAACGTCACGAAGCTATTGCTGTGGAAGCTAAAGTAATTAAGGAATATCATTTAagaaatcatataaaaaaattgtttgacgAAAGAGTACTGCGCGGAGACTCGGTATATTTTTCTGGCATTTTGGAGGCTTTAAATTTTGATGGGAACAATAAAGCTATCAACAGAGTGTACGAACAACACGTGCTGAGCGTCGGAGATTTTGatgaaagaatatttctaG CTGATTGGAGGCGAGTCAGACTAAATGGAGTATCAAGCTTGGAAATAGTTGGAGGAGAAATAGCATATGCTAAATTAGCCAAACATGTTGCTCTAAAAG ATCATGATGCTAGTAATAATATTGGTTCTCCTACACAGATGATGAATGTTGGAGATTTACaagaacaatttcaaatgaaaaggGAGCAATACAGTGGG ATACAACACTTAGCTCCACCCACTCCGTTGACTGGGCGTGGATATCTTAGACCAAAAGATATTACGAACGTAACACCGGTATCCACTGCAACACAAAGCGTGATTCGACTACAAGCTATGTTGGCTGGACAAACTTCACCAAGCGAGAATCTTCTCCAAATATTGAACAACTGTTCTCAGGACGTAAAGTCATTGGTAGAAACAAAGGTGAAAGAAATAggagaacaattttatgcaaactatAACAAAAGCACGAATCCGAATGAGGCCACTTCGGACTTCGGAAAGAAGAGGCTTTACTTGGGTCAGACACTATTTTACAGACTtctagaaatgattttaaacgAAGAGAAACGCAAGAAGCCAAGTTACGATGTGACG AATCTCCTTACCAACGAGGTCTTTATTCAATGCCTATTTGCCTGCTGTTTGGAGAtcgttatttattcgtataaaagCAACGATAAGGTTTTCCCCTGGATTTTACATGCGCTGAATCTAGACgcttactatttttataaagtgaTAGAAATTATAGTAAGAGCCGAAGATCAATTGTCACGCGACGTCGTGAAGCATTTGAATCAAGTAGAGGAAAagattttagaatttctcGCATGGCAAAGCGACAGTCCTTTGTGGGGCGCCATTCAGTCGACGACAGAAGGCGTCCCTAGTTGCGAAGAAGTTTCGTTACCGGGAACATTGGAAACCGTCGATCCAAATATTCCTGGGCAACCGGTATTGCGAAGAATTGCGTTGGACCGTGGTACTCACCACGATGTTCAACAAAGCCCGATCTCCTCAGCTTCAGAGAGATTTCAGTCTCCTGTTGGGGCTTCGGGTGCGATCAAGAAGCGCCTGTTTGCCGACACTAGACATCTCGGTGGTCAGAGCGTTCTACGTGTAGCTGGTCAGAGTGTTTTACCACCGAAGGTTCTGGCTATAGACGGTAATCCAAGAATACTGTTGCTACCCGAACAGATAACTGTATCCCGAGCGTCTAGTGTTCAGTCCACTAGTACACCGATTCAAACCATGACGATAAACAGGGAGCCAGCGAAACCAAAGCGAACAGGCTCCGTCGCGCTTTTCTTtaggaaattttataatcttgCGAGCGTGCGCATGTCTGATCTATGCGGTTCTCTAGAGATAATAGACACCgatctaaaaagaaaaatctggACAATATTTGAATACTCGATCAAGGATAAAACAGAACTGATGAAAGATCGGCATCTCGATCAGATATTAATGTGTGCAATTTATGTAATCTGTAAATTAGCAAAAATGGAAAAGAACTCGTTCACGGAGATCATGCGGTGCTATCGGTTACAACCACAGGCAGAATCACATATATACAGATCGGTGCTCATCGCAAAAACATCTTCGAACCAGTTACAGTCGAACAACGAGGAAGCTGGTTCCAAAGAGGTACCGGACAAAGAAGCAAACGTAGTACTGCCGACACCATCAAACATGGCGGGAACATCGCAAAGCTTTGGCGAAGAGATACGCGGCGACCTGATCAAATTCTATAACACAGTATATGTGCCCCAAGTGAAAGAAGTGGCAAACAAATTAGGATTGGCACGTGGTAGCGTTACGAATCTGTCACTGAGTCCCCTACCGAAGGGGAAACCCCCGGCAAGCTCGCCGGTCAGACACGTAACCAGTAGTATTATGACTCGTAATTTGGACCCGAAAGCCATCTCTGCATCGCCAGCGCCACAACTTAGTTATTGTTTCAGTCGTAGTCCTGCTAAG GATTTGGAGGCTATTAATAGAATGATGATTTCCGTTGATCCGAAACGCTCGGTTGGTAAGAGACTTTTATCGGATGATACAGATGTAGAAATGACGGAAGCATCACCGAAAAAGAAATCTGCCTTTGTTGCTCGTAAATTGGAGAATATAATCGGCGAAAGACGCACGCAGAACCAATAA
- the LOC144476737 gene encoding uncharacterized protein LOC144476737 produces the protein MNFCGRIRNVQISRINQICRQLFTNNIQNDLHRQNRIMEKLLHKTKLKKGDIDSFTFNGAIKRGPSVHVQRRMTILNKVLMERITDFMSTEELDPRLENKSIEITHVKITQDFKTINIYWIDNSIDKSDTAEILDVCAYRLRYELCQLRIMGNLPPIKFVKCKNINREKEVERILAIADYGEGYQTSLYPHAINHIISINSPTNSSKEITDCTDDVFTICLPVMRHDVFDLDHHQIMSKIKASLSQSRHRLKQQGTSTQFTSIPASKSIQTDISNFSPDKEQEKRFDEFLKKKQKERRLRRKQGREVYAIHLEESDGDDHQTDDDYETDDDYETDDDYNTEDGYDTDSDEHRD, from the exons ATGAATTTCTGTGGTAGAATTCGAAATGTTCAAATATCtagaattaatcaaatatgTAGACAATTATTCACCAACAACATACAAAATGATTTACATAGACAGAACAGGATAATGGAGAAATTGTTGCACAAAACTAAATTAAAGAA AGGTGACATAGATAGCTTTACCTTTAATGGAGCAATCAAAAGAGGACCTTCTGTACATGTACAACGAAGGATGACTATCttgaataaagttttaatgGAACGTATCACAGATTTCATGTCTACCGAGGAACTGGATCCTagacttgaaaataaaagcatAGAAATCACTCATGTGAAAATAACACAGgattttaaaactattaatatcTATTGGATAGATAATAGTATTGATAAATCTGATACAGCAGAAATATTAGATGTATGCGCATACCGTTTGAGATACGAATTATGTCAGCTTCGTATAATGGGTAATTTGCCCCCAATTAAGTTTGTGAAGTGTAAAAAcataaatagagagaaagaggtggAAAGAATATTAGCAATTGCAGATTATGGAGAAGGTTATCAAACTTCCTTATATCCACATGctataaatcatattatttcaattaatagtCCTACTAATAGCAGTAAAGAAATCACAGACTGTACTGATGACGTTTTTACTATATGTCTGCCAGTAATGAGGCACGATGTATTTGATTTAGATCATCATCAAATAATGTCAAAG ATCAAGGCTTCACTATCTCAATCAAGGCATCGACTAAAACAACAAGGAACTAGTACACAATTTACTTCAATTCCTGCTTCTAAATCCATCCAAACAGATATTTCGAACTTCTCACCTGATAAAGAACAGGAAAAACGATTTGATGAGTTTTTGAAGAAAAAGCAAAAAGAGAGAAGGCTAAGACGTAAGCAGGGACGTGAGGTGTACGCTATTCATCTTGAAGAAAGCGATGGTGATGATCATCAGACTGATGATGATTATGAGACTGATGATGATTATGAAACTGATGATGATTATAATACTGAGGATGGTTATGATACCGATAGTGATGAACATAGAGATTAG
- the Puml gene encoding pummelig isoform X1: MADREGTTAASSNVMADHEVVTSRSSWFWRWFRWSASSSTMLRAAEKKILSCINTVYRGWYVDIGPVVGTADKIWTISLNEESPKTPIVLLHGLGAGVALWCLNLDALASQRPVYAIDILGFGRSSRPVFSKEAQEAENQLVRSIEEWRREMQLEKFMVLGHSMGGFLAASYCLQHPERIKHLILADPWGFPERPAERALRPAIPFWVKAIAYVIQPLNPLWAVRVAGPFGQWLIEKARPDIAKKFVPLLSNDTTVIMQYIHQCNAQTPTGESAFHAMMEGFGWAKNPIIKRIGKLDPEIPITLLYGSRSWVDSSYWETLKQARSSSYINVQAITGAGHHVYADKSDIFNKYVLEECNLCDSVPNLSASDVRLNTKPVSEQQISLMLTPQEIESKAIEEQEFSTTQSRSS, encoded by the exons ATGGCAGATCGTGAAGGAACAACGGCTGCATCGTCGAATGTAATGGCAGATCATGAAGTTGTCACATCAAGAAG TAGCTGGTTTTGGAGATGGTTTAGATGGTCTGCTTCATCATCAACTATGTTACGTGCAGCGGAGAAGAAGATTCTTTCTT GTATAAACACTGTGTATCGTGGTTGGTATGTGGACATAGGACCCGTTGTTGGCACAGCAGATAAAATATGGACTATTTCTCTAAATGAAGAATCACCGAAGACACCAATTGTTTTGTTACATGGTCTAGGAGCGGGTGTAGCACTCTGGTGTTTAAATCTAGATGCGTTAGCTTCGCAAAGACCAGTATATGCAATTGATATATTAg GTTTCGGTAGAAGTAGCCGTCCTGTTTTTAGTAAAGAAGCCCAGGAAGCCGAGAATCAACTAGTCCGATCCATTGAAGAATGGAGAAGGGAAATGCAGTTGGAAAAGTTCATGGTGTTGGGTCACTCGATGGGTGGCTTTCTAGCAGCATCATATTGTCTTCAGCATCCTGAAAGAATTAAACACCTTATCCTTGCTGATCCTTGGGGTTTTCCTGAGAGGCCTGCAGAAAGAGCATTGAGACCAGCTATACCATTTTGGGTGAAAGCTATAGCTTATGTCATCCAACCATTGAATCCATTATGGGCGGTCAGAGTGGCTGGTCCATTTG GACAGTGGTTGATTGAAAAAGCTAGACCAGATATTGCAAAAAAGTTTGTACCTCTTTTATCAAATGATACAACGGTGATTATGCAGTATATACATCAATGTAATGCACAGACCCCAAC AGGTGAAAGTGCTTTCCATGCAATGATGGAAGGTTTTGGCTGGGCCAAAAATCCTATCATCAAAAGAATAGGTAAATTGGATCCAGAAATTCCAATAACTTTGTTATATGGCAGTCGATCATGGGTAGACAGTTCTTATTGGGAGACACTCAAGCAGGCTAGATCATCATCTTATATTAATGTTCAG GCGATAACAGGAGCAGGTCATCATGTTTATGCAGATAAAagtgacatttttaataaatatgtattagaAGAATGTAATTTATGTGATTCGGTGCCTAATTTATCAGCATCGGATGTTCGTTTGAATACTAAGCCTGTAAGCGAGCAACAAATTTCGCTGATGCTTACACCCCAGGAGATTGAATCGAAAGCTATAGAAGAACAAGAATTTAGTACAACACAATCAAGATCTAGTTGA
- the Puml gene encoding pummelig isoform X2: MADREGTTAASSNVMADHEVVTSRSWFWRWFRWSASSSTMLRAAEKKILSCINTVYRGWYVDIGPVVGTADKIWTISLNEESPKTPIVLLHGLGAGVALWCLNLDALASQRPVYAIDILGFGRSSRPVFSKEAQEAENQLVRSIEEWRREMQLEKFMVLGHSMGGFLAASYCLQHPERIKHLILADPWGFPERPAERALRPAIPFWVKAIAYVIQPLNPLWAVRVAGPFGQWLIEKARPDIAKKFVPLLSNDTTVIMQYIHQCNAQTPTGESAFHAMMEGFGWAKNPIIKRIGKLDPEIPITLLYGSRSWVDSSYWETLKQARSSSYINVQAITGAGHHVYADKSDIFNKYVLEECNLCDSVPNLSASDVRLNTKPVSEQQISLMLTPQEIESKAIEEQEFSTTQSRSS; this comes from the exons ATGGCAGATCGTGAAGGAACAACGGCTGCATCGTCGAATGTAATGGCAGATCATGAAGTTGTCACATCAAGAAG CTGGTTTTGGAGATGGTTTAGATGGTCTGCTTCATCATCAACTATGTTACGTGCAGCGGAGAAGAAGATTCTTTCTT GTATAAACACTGTGTATCGTGGTTGGTATGTGGACATAGGACCCGTTGTTGGCACAGCAGATAAAATATGGACTATTTCTCTAAATGAAGAATCACCGAAGACACCAATTGTTTTGTTACATGGTCTAGGAGCGGGTGTAGCACTCTGGTGTTTAAATCTAGATGCGTTAGCTTCGCAAAGACCAGTATATGCAATTGATATATTAg GTTTCGGTAGAAGTAGCCGTCCTGTTTTTAGTAAAGAAGCCCAGGAAGCCGAGAATCAACTAGTCCGATCCATTGAAGAATGGAGAAGGGAAATGCAGTTGGAAAAGTTCATGGTGTTGGGTCACTCGATGGGTGGCTTTCTAGCAGCATCATATTGTCTTCAGCATCCTGAAAGAATTAAACACCTTATCCTTGCTGATCCTTGGGGTTTTCCTGAGAGGCCTGCAGAAAGAGCATTGAGACCAGCTATACCATTTTGGGTGAAAGCTATAGCTTATGTCATCCAACCATTGAATCCATTATGGGCGGTCAGAGTGGCTGGTCCATTTG GACAGTGGTTGATTGAAAAAGCTAGACCAGATATTGCAAAAAAGTTTGTACCTCTTTTATCAAATGATACAACGGTGATTATGCAGTATATACATCAATGTAATGCACAGACCCCAAC AGGTGAAAGTGCTTTCCATGCAATGATGGAAGGTTTTGGCTGGGCCAAAAATCCTATCATCAAAAGAATAGGTAAATTGGATCCAGAAATTCCAATAACTTTGTTATATGGCAGTCGATCATGGGTAGACAGTTCTTATTGGGAGACACTCAAGCAGGCTAGATCATCATCTTATATTAATGTTCAG GCGATAACAGGAGCAGGTCATCATGTTTATGCAGATAAAagtgacatttttaataaatatgtattagaAGAATGTAATTTATGTGATTCGGTGCCTAATTTATCAGCATCGGATGTTCGTTTGAATACTAAGCCTGTAAGCGAGCAACAAATTTCGCTGATGCTTACACCCCAGGAGATTGAATCGAAAGCTATAGAAGAACAAGAATTTAGTACAACACAATCAAGATCTAGTTGA
- the Puml gene encoding pummelig isoform X3 has translation MLRAAEKKILSCINTVYRGWYVDIGPVVGTADKIWTISLNEESPKTPIVLLHGLGAGVALWCLNLDALASQRPVYAIDILGFGRSSRPVFSKEAQEAENQLVRSIEEWRREMQLEKFMVLGHSMGGFLAASYCLQHPERIKHLILADPWGFPERPAERALRPAIPFWVKAIAYVIQPLNPLWAVRVAGPFGQWLIEKARPDIAKKFVPLLSNDTTVIMQYIHQCNAQTPTGESAFHAMMEGFGWAKNPIIKRIGKLDPEIPITLLYGSRSWVDSSYWETLKQARSSSYINVQAITGAGHHVYADKSDIFNKYVLEECNLCDSVPNLSASDVRLNTKPVSEQQISLMLTPQEIESKAIEEQEFSTTQSRSS, from the exons ATGTTACGTGCAGCGGAGAAGAAGATTCTTTCTT GTATAAACACTGTGTATCGTGGTTGGTATGTGGACATAGGACCCGTTGTTGGCACAGCAGATAAAATATGGACTATTTCTCTAAATGAAGAATCACCGAAGACACCAATTGTTTTGTTACATGGTCTAGGAGCGGGTGTAGCACTCTGGTGTTTAAATCTAGATGCGTTAGCTTCGCAAAGACCAGTATATGCAATTGATATATTAg GTTTCGGTAGAAGTAGCCGTCCTGTTTTTAGTAAAGAAGCCCAGGAAGCCGAGAATCAACTAGTCCGATCCATTGAAGAATGGAGAAGGGAAATGCAGTTGGAAAAGTTCATGGTGTTGGGTCACTCGATGGGTGGCTTTCTAGCAGCATCATATTGTCTTCAGCATCCTGAAAGAATTAAACACCTTATCCTTGCTGATCCTTGGGGTTTTCCTGAGAGGCCTGCAGAAAGAGCATTGAGACCAGCTATACCATTTTGGGTGAAAGCTATAGCTTATGTCATCCAACCATTGAATCCATTATGGGCGGTCAGAGTGGCTGGTCCATTTG GACAGTGGTTGATTGAAAAAGCTAGACCAGATATTGCAAAAAAGTTTGTACCTCTTTTATCAAATGATACAACGGTGATTATGCAGTATATACATCAATGTAATGCACAGACCCCAAC AGGTGAAAGTGCTTTCCATGCAATGATGGAAGGTTTTGGCTGGGCCAAAAATCCTATCATCAAAAGAATAGGTAAATTGGATCCAGAAATTCCAATAACTTTGTTATATGGCAGTCGATCATGGGTAGACAGTTCTTATTGGGAGACACTCAAGCAGGCTAGATCATCATCTTATATTAATGTTCAG GCGATAACAGGAGCAGGTCATCATGTTTATGCAGATAAAagtgacatttttaataaatatgtattagaAGAATGTAATTTATGTGATTCGGTGCCTAATTTATCAGCATCGGATGTTCGTTTGAATACTAAGCCTGTAAGCGAGCAACAAATTTCGCTGATGCTTACACCCCAGGAGATTGAATCGAAAGCTATAGAAGAACAAGAATTTAGTACAACACAATCAAGATCTAGTTGA